From one Papio anubis isolate 15944 chromosome 12, Panubis1.0, whole genome shotgun sequence genomic stretch:
- the LOC101017794 gene encoding COX assembly mitochondrial protein homolog, with product MALDRADQHLRHVEKDILIPKIMREEAKERYSEQVQDFTKCCKNSGVLIVVKCQKENSALKECLTAYYNDPAFHEECKMEYLKEREEFRKTGIPAKKRLQKLPTSM from the coding sequence ATGGCGCTCGACCGCGCAGACCAGCATCTCAGACATGTCGAAAAAGATATTTTGATCCCTAAAATAATGAGAGAAGAGGCCAAAGAGAGGTATTCTGAACAAGTTCAAGATTTTACCAAATGTTGCAAGAACTCTGGAGTTCTTATAGTAGTAAAATGCCAGAAAGAAAACTCTGCATTGAAAGAATGTCTAACTGCTTACTATAATGATCCAGCCTTTCATGAAGAATGCAAAATGGAATAcctgaaggaaagggaagaattcAGAAAAACTGGAATTCCTGCAAAGAAAAGGCTACAGAAGCTTCCAACAAGCATGTAG